In the Helicoverpa armigera isolate CAAS_96S chromosome 15, ASM3070526v1, whole genome shotgun sequence genome, one interval contains:
- the LOC110370584 gene encoding LOW QUALITY PROTEIN: uncharacterized protein LOC110370584 (The sequence of the model RefSeq protein was modified relative to this genomic sequence to represent the inferred CDS: inserted 3 bases in 3 codons) encodes MSTRRARIKAVTSLPPRRKNNDTANNTKAKLLEKETLEKSARSPKTPRAIKTQDNLDRCSPKPASPLKSPRPVNNILKSQEKVPSPLVPNEVSKEAVGTPKRSEKVSVITSTYSIKSNVFVSPKSVGSPAKRFAPSPLVQTRVDVNIQRITPCTPEKHKQKNADGKAVEIDLTDGKSAEFSKGASSNVASDVPDDYNVPSVPESITEDAVMDGIVPLQAVSGAPKPXALLKNEIISENAEVLFDPIVPLPSPSKLRPKLRPVPRLAPLRRNSVQGSASESEDENRRALLSSGGTNTPAPSRQRHDSHITNREVARVRNDSVCSSVSQATTQPPTASSPVKEKHVSKSRRVDTSRRNAAMRRRREAVNKDELTMYDLIFYNPTTNPIVPDKDELQAQEANEKEEAARKASMEVEETPAEQPETDAAPVPQIKLGPNGEIMLDEQSLVIKSSDKRKVSSNVVHEGAWATSNTSGRYRRTPRTADWCDAETVRFYRALAALGTDFMLMERLFPGRTRRDLKLKFKKEERVNMAQIDKALRTTCKWDANRLLDEFQAEREEADRKAQAEAEEQRRQARELREKQKEMRELRVRMSRGSKALGTSSLPLAESILTADDIIKQHHEMKAQQAKAAAMPRPRGRPPSKPGTLARARTTTTKPTSQPADQDKATIPKLDPTKSQGKTPDQRQTSTPTPVVPSNIENGSLVVLTVNDPNSPXQKMLQTYIAGGXGRLTPVALPPSFLNSVVTYMKKGGGTPKSNMSAGSSPHLMSPSSVTSQDSRPCSTPGVIQINPSPAKRQRHSSYTVTQL; translated from the exons ATGTCGACAAGAAGAGCAAGAATAAAAGCTGTAACCTCGTTACCGCCACGAAGAAAGAATAACGATACTGCAAACAATACTAAAGCTAAGTTACTTGAGAAAGAAACGTTAGAAAAATCTGCTAGAAGTCCTAAAACACCACGAGCTATTAAAACACAAGACAATTTAGACAGATGTTCTCCAAAACCTGCCTCTCCATTGAAATCACCGCGCCCtgtaaataatatcttaaaaagtcAAGAAAAAGTACCATCACCTTTAGTGCCTAATGAGGTGTCTAAAGAGGCTGTAGGTACACCAAAGAGGTCGGAGAAAGTGTCTGTGATTACGAGTACATACAGCATTAAGTCCAATGTATTTGTATCGCCTAAGAGTGTCGGGAGTCCTGCAAAGAGGTTTGCTCCCTCCCCCCTTGTACAGACCAGGGTTGATGTAAATATTCAAAGGATCACACCATGCACGCCTGAGAagcataaacaaaagaatgctGACGGCAAAGCTGTTGAGATAGATCTTACTGATGGCAAGTCTGCAGAGTTCAGTAAGGGAGCCAGCAGTAATGTTGCATCAGATGTCCCAGATG ACTACAACGTCCCCAGCGTACCTGAAAGCATTACTGAAGATGCAGTTATGGATGGTATTGTGCCACTCCAAGCCGTGTCTGGAGCCCCCAAAC TGGCTCTGCTGAAGAATGAGATTATATCAGAAAATGCTGAAGTGTTGTTTGACCCTATTGTGCCTTTGCCTTCACCGAGCAAACTGCGGCCCAAACTTCGACCGGTACCTAGACTTGCGCCTTTGAGAAGAAATAGTGTTCAG GGTAGTGCATCCGAATCGGAGGACGAGAACCGGCGCGCGCTGCTCAGCAGCGGCGGAACCAACACGCCTGCTCCATCGAGACAGCGACACGACTCACACATCACAAACAG ggaAGTGGCCCGCGTAAGGAATGACTCCGTGTGTTCGAGTGTTAGTCAGGCAACGACACAGCCACCGACTGCCTCATCGCCTGTCAAAGAGAAGCATGTGTCCAA GTCGCGTCGCGTTGATACATCTCGGCGTAACGCAGCGATGCGTCGACGTCGCGAAGCCGTCAACAAAGATGAACTTACTATGTACGACCTCATCTTTTACAATCCCACCACCAACCCCATTGT TCCTGACAAAGACGAACTCCAAGCCCAAGAAGCCAATGAGAAGGAAGAGGCGGCTCGCAAGGCCTCCATGGAGGTTGAGGAGACGCCGGCGGAACAACCAGAGACCGACGCCGCGCCCGTGCCACAGATCAAACTCGGACCCAATGGGGAGATCATGCTTGATGAACAGAGTTTG GTAATAAAATCGTCCGACAAGCGCAAAGTATCATCTAACGTGGTGCATGAGGGCGCTTGGGCGACGAGCAACACGTCCGGCCGCTACCGCCGCACGCCGCGCACTGCGGACTGGTGCGATGCAGAGACTGTACGCTTCTATAGAGCACTGGCAGCTTTGGGGACGGACTTTATGCTCATGGAGAGGTTGTTCCCGGGACGGACGAGACGAGATCTTAAGCTTAAG TTCAAAAAAGAAGAACGTGTGAACATGGCTCAAATAGACAAGGCACTCCGCACGACTTGCAAGTGGGACGCGAATCGACTTCTGGACGAATTCCAAGCCGAACGCGAGGAGGCCGACAGGAAGGCGCAGGCCGAGGCCGAGGAGCAGCGCAGGCAGGCGCGGGAACTGCGCGAGAAACAGAAGGAGATGCGCGAACTGCGCGTGCGCATGA GTCGAGGCTCGAAAGCTTTAGGTACCTCCAGCTTACCTTTGGCAGAGAGTATTCTCACAGCTGATGATATTATCAAACAGCACCATGAAATGAAAGCTCAGCAAGCGAAAGCTGCTGCTATGCCAAGACCGAGAGGCCGGCCGCCTTCGAAACCCGGCACCCTAGCACGCGCTCGCACCACGACGACAAAACCAACATCACAACCAGCCGACCAAGATAAGGCTACAATACCGAAACTTGACCCGACCAAATCACAAGGAAAAACGCCCGATCAAAGGCAGACAAGCACTCCCACACCAGTTGTGCCTTCGAATATCGAGAACGGGTCCTTAGTCGTACTCACGGTCAACGACCCCAACTCGC TCCAAAAGATGTTACAGACTTACATAGCCGGTG GGGGAAGGTTAACCCCAGTCGCTTTACCACCATCGTTTTTAAACTCCGTCGTTACTTATATGAAAAAAGGTGGTGGTACACCAAAAAGCAATATGTCTGCGGGTTCGTCCCCTCATTTGATGTCACCCAGCAGTGTAACGAGCCAAGATAGTCGGCCATGCTCCACTCCAGGAGTCATTCAGATCAATCCTAGTCCTGCTAAAAGACAGCGACACAGCTCTTATACAGTCACACAACTCTAA